The nucleotide sequence GCTACTCACAATGCGACATTATGAACTGCTCCTTGCCTAGATGACCGAAATAAGTTGAAGGGTTTCTGTGATACGTAGTCGTCCTACAACGAGAACAGTAGCTTGCGCTTCTATTATGACCGTCACGTTTACACAGGATGACgataaaattaatataGAATTAATCGTATTCTATACGCGTTAGATGGAAATCAGTTACTGAACATTGATAAACAGTTGAAAAAGTATATTACGTAACGTTCGGAATGTGAAGATCATCCCAAAAGTCGGTAGAGGTTATCGAAGTTGACTTGATATGTGTTCTCTTCAATACCATTTTGacaaaattataaaaaagGATACAAGGACGTGATTAGATTGGATACCAACGATAAAGTCAACAGTGATGCTTTCTCCTATTGACGttccaccaaattcaatttcgGTTGAAGAACATTCACAAataacttcttcaacaccaaattcatttattgatattccaCCTATATTACGTTGGttagatgaagttgaaattgaattatcacCTTTAAATAATGGATGGGAAAAATGGCAAAATCTTGGAAAaataaaaggaaatttATGGGTTAATGAAATGTAAGCAgtttttcatattcaaatatttgaaaaaaaggaagaaagaaaagaaaaaattatttGTACTGAAATTTTTCGtaaatttctcttttaGATCAGTAGCTTTTATACCTTTAAATTCTAATGAAAAACCTGGATttaatttaccatttccttctttaacTTTACATGCTTTAactccatcttcaaataatataCCTTCACATTTATATTGTCAAGTTGATGAATCTGATGCTCCATCTGGTTCTGGTTCTTCTacaataaataataatggttATACAAATGGAATTCATGAATCAATAGAAatagaaaatgataatgaagaagaagaagtagaagatatagatgaagatgaagatgaagaaatatatacaggtgaagaagaagaatttacACCAATGAGAGAAATTAGAatatttttaaatgaatcAAAACGTTAGTGTTTTATTGTTTTACCTTATTTTCGAATTTTGATATGTTTACTAAtcaaattcctttttttttcgaattcaatttatttatagTCGAATCACTTTTTTCTGCACTTTCATTTTGTTCTGCATTACATGATTCGATATTACCAAATGGtcaaacttcttcttttttcgGTTttaatcaagatcaagatgaagatgatgatgataatgatgttgaagaaggtcaaTGGGAAGATGCAAATGAAGAACAACAAGGACAAGGAAGGGTAAGATCTAATTTTCATAGTGGTGGTGGACCTCAATCAAGATTTAGACCTTATTAAGATATATAAAAAATATAATGttttttctaaaaaaggaatttttagatatattttgaaaaagattatataTGCTGATATgcattttttttttggtgtttttctttttttttttggggaataataaatttagataatttactttaattcaaattcgtcaaattcgaaatcaatatctaatttaaatgaaaagaataataatgaacaagttgaacaagttgttgatcaaatggaaagattTTTAGGATTAGTAGATTGGGGTAATATTCCAAAACCCGAAGGAtgggatgaagaggataaTAATAAAGCAAAGATTTTATAATAGTATAGATTATGTGAATATACAATATcacaaaaaaaaacaaagtCGTCATTATCGTGCATTCTCGTTAAATCTGATCGTTAAATACAATCTTAAGGTTATATACAAAATTAATCTCTGAATGTATCAGATAACATCTACAAGCTACATATTTAACGATTTACAAATTCGATatcttttcatttctaTCTACTTAAAAGTAGGCGAATGTATATTATGttccaattgatcaatttcaatcttaGTAAAAAGCGTCGCGAAAACGAATCGAGACATCATTCCATCGTATAATggtaaatgatgatatccTTTAGGAACCAAATTTAACGGTCTTATGTGTTGAGCTATCAAACCTGATTGTCTATTCTTGACTTCCAAATGTAAAAAATTCAACGATAATTCAGCTGGAGTAATATTCAAGTCGAAGACGatattatcattcattcgCCAATGTGGATTCAGAGTGATTCCTTGAGATGTTGGTGTTCGACGAAATTTGGTTGGACTCATTGGTGAAGGTGGCAATGATATATTTTGTTCTCCGTTTAAACTTCCAGGTATAAATCCGGGAGACatagatgaagaggaggaagaagaactGGCTGAAGACCATGATGAATACGTTGAAGAGGGTTTCAAGGTAATTTCAACATACAAATCAGGTGACAAAGGCATACGTTGACCTGAAATGATGTCTACTTTAATTCTATACCTTTTCAAAGTTTCGGTAATTTTCGATCGAAGTGCTAATGGTTTGAGTATATATCCAGTTGAACCGTGAAACATGGCATGATTAAGTAAAAATCCTTCATCTAACGTTTGCCAATTCAGTGCAACGAGCTGACAACCTGCACTCCAAGCTATAGTCGGATCGTAATTACTAGAAGTTAACCTCGTTCCTCTAGGGTAAACTCGCGAGATGTGATTGAAATTATGTTTAATCCAATCTTGTTTGTTTTCTCTTACGATCTTACTGGCGGTTCTCTCGGAAACACTGAACTGCTCTTTCGTTGCATACTCGTTCAATTTTGAGAATCCCTTATATTTCACTCCTGTCGTATAAACTAAAAGATCCGCCAGATCTTTAGAGAAAAGATCTGGTTTCTCAGTTTTACCTTGAATAGATAATCTTCGCGTCAATCTTGCAAAACCACTATCGGACTCTGTTGATGAAGTCGCTGAATCAGGTGCAGGGAAAATAGGAGAAAGTTTAGGTGATTTCGGTTCAGCTTTAGGTGGTTTGGCCTAAATTAAATACCTTCAAATCAGCACCGCTACATGTAGTACAGTGAAAGCGAGCGCACCTTGAATAATATTCGGTGCATCAATTGCTCGGGACTAGGCAAGTCTGTGCAAGGTCCAGCAAGGGGAGCGGTCACCAATCGTTCTCCAAAgacatctttcaaaatgCTGGCCAGACGGTTCTGCTGTTCATACGAACAATGGATCTCGGCCGAGATGATCACAGGATAAGGGGAAGACACAAAAGcgtattgattgattgcTCGACAGATGTCCCGGACCGATACGCTCGATGTGAGGGTTTTGCGATGGTAGACCACGGGCTCGTTGTCTCCTGATTGTACGTCCACTGTGCGTCCAGGAGGTTATCAGATGCGACTCTCATTATAGTGTCTAGGAGTATACTTACTCTCAACACACCTGCATCCAGCCAGCAAAACCCTAATGTAACCCTCAACGGTACTTTCTCCTCTCCACTGTTCTCCAACGAGATAGGTGTTGTGCGAGCTGGATATGAAGTAATGTTGTATCGGTTGACCCATGTCTTGCGGCATATTCGATGAATTGTCTGCTGAGCATAGGAAGTTGATGAGGGAAGACAAAGACCAGACTCTATCAGAACCGGATAAGTACTTTTCGAAAATTCCTTTCGTATCCGCCAGCTTTTGAGTGTCGGTCAAGAACTGATTGACCAGAGTCGGATCTAAAGGTCCATCTTTAGTGAGTTCCGCGTAGATCTTGTCGATCTCTGGTCGGGTTTGACAatctttgatcaattggtGAAAGGTGCTTATATCGAGTGAACCCTATGGTACGTCATACATTAGCAGAAGCAATGAGATAAGTTCGCCGTAAACCTACGTGGTAAGCTTTGGCAACTTGAGTAGGGATCTGCAGCCCGATTTGAGTACAAAGGGCTTCCGCTTTCTCCCGGTCTATGACTTTACTGCCTATAGGCCAAAGTTGCCGTATCCAAATCAAGTCGGGGTCTGCTGGAGTAACGTCCGAAACGTGTTTATCAGTCGTGACCGAGACTAGCGATTTCAGAGTTTGGACCCATAGATCGTATATCTCGTCAGTCAAGGCTACCATGTGTAGGACTTTCCATTGGGAGCCTCTGACGTAAACTATAGTGATCCATCGAGAGGAATTATAGGTATCTGAAGGTGGCTGACCCAATCTCAAGTCCCGAACTTCATTGATTGATACTATAATCGGACATATTAGCTGATTGTTTCGATGGAAATTTGAAGCAAAGAACTAACCTGTATTATCCTTCTTGGAAGACCACGAGATCCCATCGTTTCGTATACGCATGATCACctgtttcatcttcctACTGGATATCTTTAGCATTGGTACACCTTGTACCAAAGCCAAAGGTACAATCCCATCGACAGCTGTAGAATCCATCTCGAATGTTGGTGGTAAACTTGTTCCTCGAGTAGGTAGGGTGAATCTGCGCTTCGGTCGTGTTCGAGCAGGCGTAGGTCCAGGTACAGATGGAAAATATGAATCTGTCTCTTCTCCGGTTGGTGAGACTGGCGCAGAGTGAATGCTATTTGCTTTCTATTATCCAACGTTCGAACATCAGCATCAACTTTTGAGTCACGAAGGATACTAGCACAACAAAACACAAGATCGAAGTTGGATAATGACCAATAAAGTGGTAATGAGCCCTCATCAAAGCATAAATACATACTGACTTCAATCCCAGATTATTATTTTGGGTCAGTCTTAGCATGGAAAAGTAATTAATCTTTGGGCTTTCTGGCGGTGACATGGTTGAAAATCGGAATGTGTGACAACAGGATCAAACGTAGTTCGAATTCATAAAAACCAAATTTCATGGGAACAAGTGGATTGAGATCAAACAAATAAGACGATATGATAATGCATAAAATAATATCGGAAAAATTTCGGGAACAGAGCAAATACCACTCACAGTCTCAACTGTCGACTCCTACTTTATCAATAAGTCACCATCGGGTAGTCGTGTTTTGAAATATCCTTTGATCCTGTCGGACGAGAAGGCGAAGTACCAAGTCAGCTTAGTCTCCTTCTCAACATACAACAACAGAAAGGATTGGCTCATCACGTGGATGAGGGAGATAATAATCTTAACAAGTAAGATGTGATCAAGGGGTGGCTCAGAGACGCAACAAAAGGCTGGAGTGCGAATAAGGTCAATCCACAAGGCGTCCCCCACGTATGGGATAGAGGCCATTAGGACTGGGGCGacaaataataatcatcataGCCAGGGAAAAGGGGGTTGAGGAATAAGGTGTGACGACCAACAACTGAATTCTGAAAGACTCACCCGTATCAAATCTACAGAATTTCTAGCAGGATAAATGGTATATATTAAATGAGAGGAGAGTTCGATAAGATCAAGTATAATTATTTATGATTGGGGAATTGGAGTATTAAGAACACTCGACAATTGGGAATGAGGTTGACATTGCGATGTAGTACTTTTCTCGCCTGAAAAGAGTCTGCAAAGCTATGTCATTGATCTAGTAGATGCGAAATGCGGAATGCAGTGGGTGAACTAAGATAAAACAAGACACAATAAAACATAAAATATGAACACGCATCAAAAGCGCATTTATTCCATTATTCCATACAACGCGAACAATTTggtcaattatcaattaacaAAAACTACCACGTCATATATATTTTCCCCTTTTCCCATACGCCGGAATCAACCTTATCTCACTAAGCTTATAACGGATGACACCACGTgatatcaccttcattacCGGTAATTGTTTACCCCAAAAGCTACTTTTAGATGCATTTGGTATTGGCTCCATCTTCATATTGTAAAAAAAAGTTGAGACTATCCTGACAGAGACGCTCGCTTCGTACAATCATTCCTCGACATTATAACGCCTCGGCTTGTCCTCTAGGCCCAACGGCTCCCTATTTATCTCAAAGCCGCGACACAAACGGCATATGTTCTCGAGTGACAGCTTCTTGTAAGCCCGTACCGGAAACGAAATATCCTTAGTCAGCATTCCTCTTCTTGCTCGTAGAGCAAACCCGCAATTGACTTGGTTCCGGTCCTCATTGGCGATCTACCAATTATAAGAGAGGGCAAAAGGTGTATATTTCCACGCTTTGCGTTCGATAAAAGAGACAAGGAGTGTCCGAAATGCCGACCAGTTCACCAATGCCGGATATATCTATACCTCAAGCAAGACGAATAGTGGTGGACACGACTGGGGCACAAATAGTCCAAGAAGAATCACCAGCAGTAAGTCAGGTTTCTATCTGCTCGGTGATTCAAGCAAGACGGAGACTAAATTATCACCTCTGTGCTTTACAGACACGAGATTCAAGGGGTATATATCTTCCTCATTACATCGAGCCGGTTTCGCATATAGCTATAGATGTAAGCTCAGTTGATATTGGAAGCTCGAAAGACCCTTCCACTGTGCTGACCATTCGGATGCTTAGATTGGAGGATCTTTAGCCAAAGTCGTATATTTCACGCGGTCCAACTTACCAATATCAACCACGCCTCCTCAATCAGGACActcttcacctttcttACCTCCCTCTGAATCGGTTTTCATCCCACCACTTGCCTCCAATGGTGCATCAGCATCCTCGTCTAGACATAATGCATCACCTTCCCTGAATCCACATTCCCACGCACCATTTGACCACTCTCCGCCACAACGCCATCCAACGCTGAATGGAGCCCTTACACCCGGAGTCTTGTCTGAGGATTACAGAAAccaagcttcttcatccactGCAACTATACGATCATACGCATCAACTTTATCGAATAACAGAGGTAGTTTCTCGACATCTCATCCGGGAAAATACAAGAGGAGCGATTCTTTACCACCACCTCTGCCAGGCGGTTTGCTCAACTTCGCGCGATTTGAAACGGACAATATAAATGATCTGATTAAATTTCTGCAAGATCTTATAAATCGTTCCGCAGCGGTCAATAGAGTGAGCTTGGAGAAAATGCAAAAGAATGTTAAAGTTATGGCTACTGGTGGAGGCGCACATATGTATTACGATCTACTTAGAAAGGAGCTCAAAGTTGAAGTAAAGagggaagaagagatggaATGTTTGATACTTGGTCTAGGATTTATTACGAGAGTCCCAGAAGAAGTATTTTGGTTTTCGGAAGAATTAGTCTACAAAGTCTCACATACGAATTCCGCTTCAACGGAAAGAGAAACACCACCCGCTGAGAAGTTGACAATTCCTCCTTCAGAATTACCTCGACCTTCACCAACGCCGCCTGCTTATCAAGTGACTTTTGCCGATGCGAACTCGACCGACAGCGTACCAAATTTCCCATGCTTGATAGTGAATATAGGAAGTGGAGTTAGTATTGtgaaagttgatgaagatggttcGTTTGAAAGAGTTAGTGGAACTTCGTTAGGAGGAGGTACTTTATGGGGTCTTCTGAGCTTGTTGACCGATGCTGAAAATTTTGATGGTGGGTATCTCCTGTTCAGTAACAATCTTTAAGGCGGAATAAATAGGCAATCCGGCTAATGCTCGAATATTGCAGAAATGTTACTTCTCTCGGAACAAGGTGACAATTCGGCAGTGGACATGCTGGTGGGAGACATATATGGATCAGACTATTCTAAAATCGGATTGAAGTCTTCAACTATTGCTTCGTCCTTCGGTAAAGTGTTCAGGAAAGGCAAAGCGAAGAAATCATTCAAACAGGAGGACATCGCTAGGAGTTTGCTGTATGCTATCAGTAATAATATTGGTCATGTCGCGTGAGTTTCGGTCCTATCTTTCAATCAACTATCTAGTCTAGCAGCTTATCAAGGATGCTCTTATCAGCTACATGAATGCTGCAAAGTATGGGTTGGATAAAGTCTTCTTCGGAGGATGTTTCATCCGAGGTGAGTGGATTTGACATGAAGGGAACTCTCAGTCATACACTTTATACTAAAGCCTTATGTTTCAATGCGTAGGACATGCCGCAACGATATCTACATTATCATATGCTATCAGATTCTGGAGCAAAGGAACGATGAGAGCATGTTTCCTAAGGCATGAAGGTTTCCTGTGAGTGCAAGAAATTCCTCCTAACTAAGTATCGCTATATCATCTGCTTCTAtgtcttcttcaccttgtgatcttcttgttgtCTTTTTCGATTCGCCTTTCTGTAGTCTCTGCCCTCCCACACGTCGTGCAATTTCATCATGACGATGTCAGAGAATCactcttcttcaccactCCAATCTCAGCTCAGAACGAACGCCTGCAAGCGGACCGTAACATCCGCCGCTTCCCGCCAATACATTCGGCTGAATCTAGCGAGGTCATCTAAACGTCATCGGTAAAAATCCTTTTTACTGGAATCGCTACTATAACTTGTTTTTTCCCGTTCCTCGGTCATTTCTTTCGATCAGCCTTGCTCACAGCAGGAACGTaaattaatgataatccTGTGAATTGTGTAATCCTTATTTGCCAATTTTGCGAAACCATTTTACCTTTACTTCCGATTTTCGTTCCTCTCCGTTAGTGGCTTATCTACGGGAGCT is from Kwoniella pini CBS 10737 chromosome 1, complete sequence and encodes:
- a CDS encoding pantothenate kinase, which encodes MPTSSPMPDISIPQARRIVVDTTGAQIVQEESPATRDSRGIYLPHYIEPVSHIAIDIGGSLAKVVYFTRSNLPISTTPPQSGHSSPFLPPSESVFIPPLASNGASASSSRHNASPSLNPHSHAPFDHSPPQRHPTLNGALTPGVLSEDYRNQASSSTATIRSYASTLSNNRGSFSTSHPGKYKRSDSLPPPLPGGLLNFARFETDNINDLIKFLQDLINRSAAVNRVSLEKMQKNVKVMATGGGAHMYYDLLRKELKVEVKREEEMECLILGLGFITRVPEEVFWFSEELVYKVSHTNSASTERETPPAEKLTIPPSELPRPSPTPPAYQVTFADANSTDSVPNFPCLIVNIGSGVSIVKVDEDGSFERVSGTSLGGGTLWGLLSLLTDAENFDEMLLLSEQGDNSAVDMLVGDIYGSDYSKIGLKSSTIASSFGKVFRKGKAKKSFKQEDIARSLLYAISNNIGHVAYMNAAKYGLDKVFFGGCFIRGHAATISTLSYAIRFWSKGTMRACFLRHEGFLGAIGAWIKNVEPDNQLQGESEVIQSDINGKLEE